Below is a window of Impatiens glandulifera chromosome 2, dImpGla2.1, whole genome shotgun sequence DNA.
GAATGCCCCTAGGGCCggtgttaaaaaatatgaaatcacTTTTAACATTACGGAAAAGTAGATTGAGCATTTGACACTCATGATCAATATTTCACTTGTTATTATACCTACATATATACTTTATATCTTACCCATTTTAAAGATTGTTACTATTGAAATGGgtattttgatgaaaaattgTATTTTGGTAATGGAACACAGAGTCATTCCCATTTGCACCAACAAAGCATTAAGTACAAATTCTTTGAAAACTTATAGAAAATACCTTAATAACCTCGAGTATTGGAATAGCATCTTCATTCTCCATAGCAGCTCAGTGTCTCAAATATTTACTTTGGTCCACCAGTTAGTTCCCTTTTGTTTAAGGGCAGTATTGTTGAAGCACTCTTAAAACCAAATATATTGGTTCTATAATCGGTGGGAACCATTTAGAAAACACAAGGTGCAAAAATGTCATAAATTTTCaagtatatataatacattagttaatcatcttttattatttgtacAATAACTAAAttcgaaaaaataaataaaatgggaCAGAGCCAACTCTATTTTTTCAAGACTAACAGGATTCACATAATCATATATAACTtccttttaaatttatgtttttaagtaAGAATTAAACCTAAAATATTATAGTGAGAGTTTTGTCTATCCCATAAACAGcaatcaaatttttaaaaaaaataatcaatttagtTAAGATTAATTTACAATCATACAATTTTCTGTAAGTATACCaatataaattacattaaataagtttaatcattcttttacttcaaataaaataacattatttttatactttgagaattttaaatgtaagtgTATATCTTATCAAAAGAACAAATCAAATCCAAAATCATGAACACAACAACAACCAAGATATCAACTTGCCCCTTAGTACCGTAACATAGTCTTCTCCTAATGAGTAATTTCCATTCATCTGCATGTCAACACATGGGGAACTGAGATAACAAGAAATTAATAGGAAAGAAAGGCAATGAAATGTAtgataatacatatatatatataatgatgggatatataaaagaaaaacattaattaatattggaTCATATTGGACTCGTAGGCACAAATGGGATCCTCTTGTGATCAAATGTTTCAGGTCTCCCCTGTGGAAGGGCAAAGGGAGAATTTGGTCACAAAAGAAGATCCCATATGTCATAGGCATGGGAGTTTGGACTTTGGATACAGCCATTCATAGTCTTTGGGGACATAATCAGATTTATATCTGGAGCTAGATTGGCATTAAGGCGTTAATTTGAGAGATTGATTATGAATGGTGTTTTAGGTACCCGATCTTATCAATTGGAGAAACTACAACTATCTTTTTCTATAAGAGAAACTATAGTTGTCCTATCCTTGTGTATCAACAAAAATGACAACTCTTGCTGTAAGAGATGGCAATAATTTGATGAAAGTTGAGTTTTTCTTTATGCTCTCAAATATGATGAGAAAAGTCTAAAATGGTTCACTATAcagattaattttattaatggtaCTATAGTGTTATTTTAGATGGTTATTTGTAGTTTTATTAACTCTAGTATTAATAGAATTAAGTTAGACATAAAGTAATGCAACATATTCATTCGAATATATATGGCCATCCACGTTAACAATATTAGAGGGGTcacgtaaaaaaatatatatcccTAAGCTTATAATGAAACTAGCTAAGTAactaaactaaattttattttattttaattttaactttaaagtattatatatctttatattattgtaaaaaagtgtcatgaaaaaatttaaaaaataaaagttaaattaatagaaCCTCCCAACGATAAGCAACTCTTAGAACCGGGGCCAAAGGacataaaacatatttttgattATAACCTATAACAATCAAACTAAGACTGGACggataaataaaatctaattgaGCTAAAATTTTGTTGATTATTATGGTTTAGAAGTCTCaaagtatgattttttttggcTTAAAAATTCTACTCTTTTGGGagcaaatattttgtatttttttgttattcccttatctattattttattaaaggtTGTTATACCTTTATTAAATACCCAGTATAGGATTAAAGTGGAGTTTTTTTGGATGAAAAGTTCCGTAAtttttactaataattaattttgagaaGGTTTTCAAGTAAAATATTGtgtcatttttaattgttaatatttgtaatttattgttcataaaatttcatataagtagaaaatgaatttattatcGTAAACTTTGTTTGTTTCCAACATATATAGTGGTATCAAAGCTTGATTCAAAGACAAACATTATTGAATTGATTGGTATAGGAAGATAAAGACAAATAGAATAATTTTGTTGAATGGTTTTAACTATTATAGTTTGAAGGAAAGatgaaagatattttatttgtgaATATTTTACCATTCCCAGTAGTTttattgagaaaatattttcaaatctaaTGAAGAATTATATTTTGAGAATGAACAAGCACGTGGTTTTATTCCTTAATTTGTTGAAGAGGATTTTTATAATCACATACATAGACTTTGTGAAACAAACTTGAATATGTTTGTCTCAAATACTAAAAGTAAAAGTTGTTTTTGTTCCAGAAGCTAATTTAATTGAGAGTATAGATAGTATTTATATGACTAATGAGTTGAATGAGTTTCGTTCTAGATCAGATGTAAAGAAtgagaattaattttaaaagacaATGTTTAAGCACTTTAGTTAGTAACTACTCTACTTGATTCATGGAAAACTTTCAAAAATAATCTTTGTAACCCTATTTCTACTGATGCGATAACTTTAGAAGTAGACCAAAAGTAACATTGTAAATGAAGAATTGAGAAGAAAATCTCAAAATACTTTGTCACAATTAAATGTGTTGGTTACTAGAAGTATGGAGAGATAGAGCAATAGGGGTGAAAAAgataatgtaaggtcaaaataTAAGTCACTTGAATGTCATCTTTGCAATAAAATGAATGAATCTAAACAAAAGAAAGATGACGGTGAATATCACTTGTTAGTCGCAATTTCAAAAATTGTTCACATCAAGAAGAATATGATTAACCTTGTATGACATGTGTCAAGATTGGTGTTGACACTGAAGTTTAATTGCATGTTACGTCAAAGAAGGAATATTTTATAGTCAATAGCCTATACTTCATATGATTTTAGAGTATTgaagatggttaattatggTTTTAACAATGTTATTGGTATTGAGATGTTTACTTGAAATCTAGCAATAAATTAAAGTTGTTTCTTAAAGATGTTTGACATTCTCTAAATATTAGGTTCAATTTGATTCAAACTTAAAAGTTTGACGATGATAATTTTACgagttgtttttgtttgaaaaatagaAATTCTGTAAGGGTAGTCTAATTATAGCTCGAGGagataaatgttttaatttgtatttgataCAAATATAGTTTCAAGTTATGACACCGAAGACTTAATCACTCACATTACTGAAAATGGGTTAAATTTGTTAGTTAAAAAATGGTATGCATCAGAAGTTACCTTCAAAGTTTCCTCAATTGAATGACGTTGCAAAAAGAATGAACAAAACCATTGTTGAGATTTGAGAGGGTCAAAAACGAAGTTGCCTCAAATATTTTAGTGTGAAACATTATAAAGGgtggtacatgttattaattggAGTACTACAATACATTTTGATGGTAAAGTTTCAAATAAGATATTTAGAGATAAAAATGTGTATTATGATCACTTACTAGTATTTAGATGTAGGTAGGGCTGCAATTGAGTCAAGTCACTCGTAAACCGCTCTGTCAAAGTTCGACTAGAGTTTAACTTtgaccgagttcgagtcgagcttgagctgactcgtttaatattcgagccgagctcgagctcatataatatttgttcgatagtttgtcgagttttttcgaacctaatatataatatattttttatttttaatattaaatttaaaattaaaaaaatattttttcttcactcTCTCCTTTCAAATTCCATATGACAAGTTCACcatcaacattattatattttattgcctaaaagttaaaaagaaaaactttaaTTCTCTAATGCATATCATATTTTACGTGACTCTTCCTTTTCATTATATATCTCACTCATTTACAAAAGTTGCTTCATTTcttaatattatcttttatatacaCTATTTTTCTCACTCACACATAATAGATTgctttattttttcatattatctctcatttattaATAAGTGTAGTATTCTCTTGAAATAGTCATATCGCCTATAGGTAATTAGAATTCATTTTCACTTATTCTATTGTTATTGCTTTTTAGATAACtctaattactttttttaaggATATTCAACGACAAAGAACAAAATAAACTCTTTTATATATCatgttttacaattttaaatagttataatggtttcatatttttattttaaaatataaatgttttgaatgtGGAATAGATTTGGAAGTttgatatttcaattttaaaaataaattttggtttgaattagagctcgagcttgagtcgagccgagcttataagtaaatagtcgagtcaagttcgagctcaaatttataaactcgttcgagttcgagatcaagttGGATTTAGCTCTTCTTGAATCAATTCCAGCCCTAAATTTATGtacatatttatattgaaaatgatgaaagatcAAAGTTTGATATGTAGACATCTTGGTATGAATATAATGAATTTGGCTACAGAATGTACGATCTAGTTACAAAAAAGTTTGTCATGAGTCGTGTCATCATCTATTTTGAAGATTAGACTATTGAGGACGTTGATAAAAATTTAAGATGGTGAGTTGAAAGAAAAATGtgagttaaaataaatttagatccATTTCAACTCATTGATGCAACATGACGATGCGTATGATGAACATATATTCACATGGAGAATTTTAGTATCGAACAAAATGAATTACTTACTGTTCCAATAAATAGAGAAGTTACCTACTGTTCAAATTAGAAAAGTTACCAGAGATCAACCACCTTTGATTTCAAGCACTAATGGGTTAACTAGAGacaaataattagattttatgaAATCAAATTATACATGAGAGTGGAGGATTTTGATGTGTATActtgattatttgaaatatgCCCCTTGTTGTTAATTCATCTTTCTTAAATGAAATCCATTTTCAAGTTGACATGAGTCCAGACAAGAATCTTGATATGGAGCAATTTAATGACTTCTGTTTACTATATTTTCATCATCTACTTGGAACATTTTATGATTCTATTGtggttttttatatattgtatttatattttattaatgtaatGAACTTGATTGTTTTTCTCTGGGCTAATGTGACTTTTATATGAGAGAGTGTAGATCAATTAAAATgtctttttattctttttaatgtCATTGATATTAAAGATTTGTCTTTTTTTCCTAGATCATGTCAGCATGCcatagaataaaattaaattatatcaaaaacaatataatgTAAATGATCTAAAACATGAAATAACTATTTACCTGTATATGTAGAGTGCAACAAACTGTAGTCTGATCAGAAAGAGTCACAATTGATGCACTTGAAATTATGAGAGTACCATCTTCTTCTGCCTCAAGATTCTCCAAAATTCTTGAGAAAATGTTGTTCTTCATGCATGCTTGGATTATCACTTCACCTCTCTTAATTTCACTAACCATAACTGAATTAGAAGATGAATATTTAGTCCTCTGCTTAATTCTCTCAGCTTTAATGGCTTCTTCATTCATGATCATTATTTCCTTGAGCTTTCTCACTTCATCTTCTATCTTTGGAATGTATTCCAACACCTTCTCCACTATCTTTGCTGAACTCCATTTCTTCTGCATGCAATATACCATCACATGTCATTATAATGTATTTAATccaattatattataacaattatttttatatttatacttgGACTTGTACTAGTACTAGTACTAGACAAGATTATAATGCTAGCTAGTACAAAGTAGTACAAAAtacaaatgaagaagaagctgACAATGGGAGCTTCCCAGATTATTGGATCTTTGtagataaattataaacaattgttgaatcaagaaaataatgaaatggGTTATGATGATGATCAACCTTTGATCTTCGAGCATCGGGAAGCAATGAACGAAGGGTAAGGTAGGACACACTGAGATTCATCCTCCTGACTCTCTCCCTCGCATTGTGGTCAAGCTTTTTTTCCATTTCTCCAATATTAATCCCTTGAGCAATACATTTCTTTTCATCTGACTTGAAGGATTTCTTGCACTTTGAAGAACTAGGGTTTCCTAATTCATTGAGGTTTTTCCGACCAGGAATGCTAGTTGCAAGGGTTTCGTTAGCCATGTTGTTGGGAGTGGATTCTAGTTTACTTGGACTGACAACTTGTAATGTGTTGCAATATTCTTCGAAAATTGGCGAAGGATCATATCCGTCCAAAGCTTCAATATAGTAGGATAAGTCTTCATCTTCAAAACTAATTTGGTTATTTCTCAATGGTGAAAATGACATTTGCAAGATGATTCACctaatagagaaataaaaacataaaattaggTTTCATTAGGACTTTATACATGAAAATTTGGGATAATTCCTAAATAGTATATAtacatcatcaatcaaattcaaattagcTAACATTTAAATGTACGAACATTCTTAACTAAAAGAAGATATATAGTCAACGTAAAAATCTTTCATAACGGAAAAGTATTGATTCATTTAATCAATACAGATAAACAAGATATATTAAACCTACGGTGAGTCTATCTAATCATGATTTGAAACATGGATGTTCACAATGAGATGATAGTTttgaatcaatttcaaataaatgtttAGACATATCAGAAATGAAAAGTTCAATGAAAAGAACATCATCAAATTTTCATTTAGAGATAATTAAGAACATTGTTAATCATAAACATGATCGAAATGAAAGAAATTAGTACCAGAAATTTTGAGAGAgacagagagagaaagaaagagaatggGTACTTCGATAGACATGTCATTTTCGATCACTAGATAAGATGAAGGTTTAGGCATTCAAACATTAACAAAAGTCAATCTATAGGGTTTTAAAGgagaaatttgattaaatggcTTAAAGATCAGGCTATTTGACTTTTTGAACAACTCATGCAAAAAATGTTAGTgacacttttatatatttttttgacgaaattgttCATGTCGTGAGATGTCCttaatcgcgagacgcaaccggcattcacgagatgattttttttttttcgtctcgcgattgcAGGGTGCGTCTCACAAATGTCGGGTGCGTCTCGCAACGGgagcattttcgtccaaaaataataaaagtgtcactaatacttttttttttatgtgttgGCACTTTTTGCAAATACACTAATATTTAGTGTCATTTATTACCATTTCCCTTTTAAAgtatataagaatttatttaaaaatattaatttagtccTTAAATAAAAAGGTCCAAATAAAcccttcaacttttttttattatatattagtgaaTATAATGGTAATCTATTAATGCATATCACATTACTATTATTAAGgcatttttaatattcaattgtAGGGGAAATCAGTTTGAAGAGTTTATTGTATAGTTCATTAAATCTTTTGTGTCGTTTATATGGTCTTTatctttttgaattttttattttctattatttcgGTCTGATTGTACTTAAAAACTGAtgacttttaaataatatattaatcatttaaccTTTAAAAAAGGAAAAGGTAATGTTGGTGAGACTAGTACAAACACCCACAAGAGGAGTACAAATAGCCCCAATAtgcacaagagaagtacatatTCTCTCCTCCCctctcacttttttttttttttaaaagtactTTTTTTAGCagttaaatgttaattattaagaaaatatatcatttatcaaaattcaataattatctCATTTcaatgtcaaaatattttatttattaacaattaaatttaaaaaaataccatatgttttttaaacagtttttattataaatttatagttGCATactctttaataattaatacaaaataaatgatttaaaattcttataacaagaaaataaaagttgaaaataaaGCATGAATAGCTACCACTAATACATAAATACACGTAAATATTATACtcatttttaataacaaaataatataaaattaataacacaAAAATTGTCGTGACTAGAAATTAAAAGATAGTCGAAGtcgtttattttttgttaaatttaaaatatataaactcgTTTAATTTGAGTGTATGTTAtgtcattgttattattattattttttacaatatcaaattaaaaaatatatattataaattattatcttgACAATgcattacaaaattaaaatatgtcaatgttatattttatgtatatttatctgaaattaaaaaatatataaattaaaaatattagtatcATGGAATTGTTTCATCTTAAAATCATCTAGTTTATGTATGTTAATAtaaccttaaaataaaaaatggaacaaTTCAAGAGAGCGtgtaatcttttaaaaaatatatttgtgtatATCACTCTCATACTAcacaaaatatattacaaattctTATTACATTAAATAGATAAGTTATTAACTAATAAAGTTATGTAATAAAAGAatgtcaataataataatatatgtaaataaatcaTTGTCAAATTATAGAAACATATGGACTATTTCCATAAAGTACAACTTTAAGTTACAATAAtctaaaaagaaaatgatagagagcgcgacttgagacagcgactgggagaGCAATATCTACGTGGGTGTGGGTTGACAGGtggaatattctctctcctattattaattattttctctcttctattattaattattttctctcttctattattaattattttctctctcttctcttcttattaatcgtgagaatagaaatattagataaacatttatttataagtaataaaactaaaaaaatattaataagtcaatagaaaaataataaaaaaaatataaaagaggctataaaaaatatttgataaataaagatattgaaaagtcataaaaataaaataaaaataaaagaaataaattcataattcaactaatcagtgatattaattagggtttaaggtttagaatttagtatttagaatttaggttttagagtatatatatatatttaaccatctattaaaatattgttcGGGTATACACAATAAATGGCATaaaagtgatatatatatattaaaaaattaagtagcCTTGTATATGCTTATTAGTTTGCGatattatctattattttaatagGTCTTAAATATCAATTGTTAAGCCTAAGTATAGTGTAATCTCACTATTTTTTAGATGAGGAATGATAGAGAGTGCGACTGTGAGACTGCGACTGGGAGAGCGATGCATAAGTGGGTTGACAGgtagaattaataaataaataaaaatataataataattaaaacatgtttttgtagaatattctctctcctcttattaattaatttctctttccttttattaaataatttatctctcttattaaaacctaaattctaaaccctaaaccttaaaccataaatcctaaatcctaaaccttaaaccctaaactctaaattttaaactttaaactctaaactctaaaacttaaatcctaaatactaaattctaaaccttaaaccctaattaatatcactgattagttgaattatgaatttatctcttttatttttattttatttttatgacttttcaatatctttatttatcaaatattttttatagcctcttttttattttttttatta
It encodes the following:
- the LOC124924454 gene encoding transcription factor bHLH160-like, with translation MSFSPLRNNQISFEDEDLSYYIEALDGYDPSPIFEEYCNTLQVVSPSKLESTPNNMANETLATSIPGRKNLNELGNPSSSKCKKSFKSDEKKCIAQGINIGEMEKKLDHNARERVRRMNLSVSYLTLRSLLPDARRSKKKWSSAKIVEKVLEYIPKIEDEVRKLKEIMIMNEEAIKAERIKQRTKYSSSNSVMVSEIKRGEVIIQACMKNNIFSRILENLEAEEDGTLIISSASIVTLSDQTTVCCTLHIQGRPETFDHKRIPFVPTSPI